The following DNA comes from Glaciihabitans arcticus.
TCGTCGGACGCGCGATCCTCATCACCTGGCCCGCCGATCGCTGGACCTGGCTCGACAACTACCCGATCGTCTTCCGCGGAGTCGATTCCGCCGGCGACGAGTAACGCGCCATGGCGGTCAGTGACCCGCACCTCGAGGTCGAGACGGCGCTGCACGACAATGGCGCCCGCTTCGTCATCGGCTGCGACGAGGTCGGGCGCGGTGCGATCGCGGGGCCGGTTGCCGTCGGTCTGTGCGTCGTAGAGCGGGGGCTGGGGGCGCATCCCGTGGGCCTTCGCGACTCGAAGCTGCTGAGCGAGAAGCGCCGCGAGGAGCTCGCGCCGCTCGCCTCCGGCTGGGCACTCTTCAGCGCCGTCGGCCTGGCGACCTCCGAAGAGGTCGACCGGCTGGGCATCGTCGCCTCGCTCGGCCTCGCCGGCAAGCGTGCGCTGGTGCACCTGCACGAGTCGGGTGCATTGCTGCGCGAGAGCATCGTGCTGCTGGATGGCTCCCACGACTGGCTCACTCCCGCGCTCGCGAATCCCCTGCGCGTGCACACCCGAGTGAAGGCTGACCGGGACTGCGTGTCCGTGGCCGCGGCCTCCGTCGTCGCCAAGGTGCACCGCGATCGGCTGATGATCGACGCCGATTCTCGCCACCCCGGCTACGGCTGGGCGGGCAACAAGGGATACGGTTCGGCAGCACACTTCGAGGCGATTGCGCAATTGGGAGCGACGGATTTCCACCGGCGCACATGGCTGCACGCTTCGGCCTAGGATTGACGGACGATGGACGAAGACGAGTTCGAAGACTACGACCGCGAGGTCGAGCTTGCCCTGTACCGCGAGTACCGCGATGTCGTGGGCCAATTCAAATACGTCGTCGAGACCGAACGTCGCTTCTACCTCGCCAACGAGGTGGAGCTGGTTCGCCAGGACACCGAGCACGACTTCTACTTCGAGCTCACGATGAACGACGTCTGGGTGTGGGACGTCTACCGCTCCGACCGTTTTGTGAAGAGCGTGCGTGTGCTCACCTTCAAGGACGTCAACGTCGAGGAGCTCTCCTCGAAGGAGCTCGAGCTGCCCAAGGAACTCGCGCTCGACGAGTAGCCCCGGTGAATCTCGACGAGCTGTTCGCCCGGTACGACCGCATCGCGGCGTCCGTCGGGCCTGACAGGCAGTTCTGGAACTTCGTCGCCCTCGCGCACAGCGAGGCCGAGGCGAATCGTATGGAGATCACCACGGTCATCCTCGTGCGGCCGTTGCGTCGAATCGTCGTGGGCTTCACCGAGCGTGGGTCGTTTGGCGCGCGCGAGAAGTTCAGTTCAGAGACGGCGGCCGCTGACTATGTGTGGCGAGGGCTGGTTCGGTCGGTGCTGCCGGCGAAACTGCCGGCGGTTCGGGATGACGCCGCGCGACCCCGCTGGTCCCTCGACTCGGGCAAGCGGCGCATCGCCGCGGACTCGCCCGTCATCTCCGCGGAGCTCGCGACCCGACTGTCCCGCGATTCTGACTTCGGTGTGCGCTGGCGTATCGCAAGCAATCTCGCTGTGCCGCCTGCGGTGCTGGCGGGCCTCGTCTCCGACCCGGACTGGGGAGTGCGCTGGGGTGTCGCGGGCAACCCGTCGACCCCGGATGTCGATTCACTCGTGAACGACGAGGAGTTCGGGGTGCGCTTTGCGTTCGCGCACAACCCTGCGGTGCGCCCGGCGTCCCTGCTCGCGCTCGCGTCGAGCCCCGAGGAGGAGCTGCGGCGGGTGGTGGCGCAGAACGAGCGGTCGCCCCAATCCGCCCTTGAGCTGCTGGCCACCGATGCCGAGTCGAGCGTGGCGCTCTGGGTCGGGCGCAATCCGTCGAGTGGGAAAGAGGCACTGTCGATCCTGGCTCGGAACCCCGAGGCGTGGGCGCGAGAGCACGCTGCGGACAACCCGCGCACTCCGGTAGGCGTCCTACGGGTGCTGCTCACTGACGCGGCGCCCGGCGTGCGGAAGTCGGCCGCGGAGAGGCTCGGGCTGTAGGGCGCGAGCGCCATCCCCAATCATCGTCTGCCTTCGGGTGGGCGATTTTTTGTGCGCCGGTCTTGACGCGGCGATAGATACCGATATATCGTTACAACATCGCTTCAGTAACGCGATAAAACTTATCCAGAAAGGATGGACACGCCATGAACAGCGAATCCACCAACCACACCCACGATCACGACCGTGATCACCACCAGCGTCGCGGCTTCGGCCCCGGCGCACGTCCCTTCGGAACCGGAAAGCCCTTCGGCCCCGGCTTCGGCGGCTTCGGACCGCGCGGCTTCACGCCACCCGGACCGCAGCGCAAGCGCAGGGGAGACGTTCGCCTCGCGATCCTGTCGCTCCTCGGCGAAGCGCCCTCGAACGGCTACACGCTGATCAAGACCATCGCCGAACGCTCCGGCGGCACCTGGAACCCGAGCCCCGGCTCGGTCTACCCGACGCTGCAGCAGCTCGTCGACGAGGAGCTCATCGAGGCGATCGGCGAAGGCCGTCGCACCGAGTTCCAGCTCACCAAGGAGGGCACGGTCTACGTCGCCGAGCACTCCAAGGAGCTCGAGCGGGTCTGGGCGTCTGTGTCCGAGAATTCCGATGCGGATGCCGGTCTCCACGAGTCCGTCGCCAAGCTCATGGGCGTCGTTCACCAGTTCCGCTTCGCGGCTACCGATGAGCAGCGCGCCAAGGCCGTCACCCAGCTGGACGACACCCGTCGTGCGCTGTACGGCATCCTGGCCGACTGACGCTGTCGCTGGTTGAGTGGGCCACCCGCGGCCGTATCGAAATGCGCAGCAGATTGAGTAAGCCCTCTAGGGCCGTATCGAAATCCAGGCCCCGCCCCCGACATTCAGGGGCGGGGCTTTTCCGCTGTGCTTGTCTCATTAAGCTGAAACCATGACCTCCGTCGATGAAAACCTCTGGCTCGAAGACATCTACGGGGAGAAGCCCCTCGAGTGGGTCGAAGCGCAGAACGTGCTCGCCGCGGAGGCGCTCGATTCGCCCGAGCTCGATGAGCTGGCCGACCGCATCCTCGAGGTCATCGATTCGGATGACCGCATCCCGATCGTCTCCCGTCGCGGCGAGCACCTCTATAACTTCTGGCGCGACACCGAGCATCCGCGCGGCCTGTGGCGCCGCACCACGCTTGACAGTTACCTGACGGCCACGCCTTCGTGGGAGATTCTTCTCGATGTGGATGCGCTCGGCGCCCTCGAGAACACGGAGTGGGTCTTCTCCGGGGCGCGCGTGCTGCCACTCACCCACGACCTGGCTCTCGTCTCGCTCTCGCCTGATGGCGGCGACGCCGTCGTCACGCGCGAGTTCTCGCTCACGACCAGGTCTTTCGTTTCCGACGGTTTTGTGGTGCCGCTCGCCAAGAGCCGGGTGGGCTGGCTCAGCCGCGACGAACTATTTGTGGCGACCGACTTCGGGGAGGGCTCGATGACGACCTCGAGCTACCCGCGCACGCTGCGCCGATGGACGCGAGGGACATCCCTCATGGACGCGCCTATGGTGCACGAGGTCGGCGTCGACGACCTGTCGATCGGGGCGTCGCACGATTTCACGGTCGGGTTCGATCGGTCTCTGGTCTTCGAGAGCCTCGACTTCTATCGCTCGCGCACCTTTCTGCTTCAGGATGACGGCCTCACGCTCGTCGAGGTTCCCGAGGATGCCGACCTCGACCTGCACCGGGAGTGGCTGCTCGTGCAGCCGCGGTCGGAGTGGCTGGGGTACGCGGTCGGGTCGCTGCTGGCCATTGATTGTGAAGCCTTCCTGGCCGGCTCGCGCGAGTTCCAGGTCGTCTTCGCCCCGACCTCATCGGTGTCCCTGCAGGGCTGGGACTGGACGGCGACCCGGCTCGTTCTGACGTTGCTGGATGACGTTTCGTCGCGCCTCGAGATCCTCGACCCGGCCGACTGGTCGTCGACGGCGCTCGAGGTGCCGCCGCTGTCGGCCGCGCACGTGATCGACACCTCGCCCGACGATTCGGATGAGTTATGGGTACACGTTTCCGGCTTCCTCACGCCGGCTGCGGTGCTGCGCGGCGAGCTGGGCGTCTCTCCTCTCGCGGTCGTCAAGTCCTCGCCCTCGTTCTTCGACGAGAGCCGTTTCGACGTGTCACAGCATTTCGCGATTTCGGATGACGGTACCCGCGTCCCGTACTTCCAGGTGGCCCCGCGCAACCTGGTGCTCGACGGCTCGCACCGCACGCTGCTCTCGGGCTACGGCGGCTTCCAGCACGCATTGACCCCGTCCTACAGTGGCACGATCGGCCGCGCCTGGCTGGAGCGCGGTGGAGTGTTCGTGCTGGCGAACATCCGTGGAGGAGGGGAGTACGGACCCGCGTGGCACACGTCCGCGCTGCGCTCTGCTCGGCCTCGGGCCTACGAGGACTTCGCGGCCATCGCCCGGGACCTTGTGTCGCGCGGGGTCACAGTGCCGTCCCGACTTGCCTGCGAGGGACGCAGCAACGGTGGGCTGCTCGTGGGGAACATGCTTGTCTCGTATCCCGAACTGTTCGGCGCCATCATCTGCGGGGTGCCGCTTCTCGACATGCAGCGCTACACGCACCTGTCGGCCGGGGCTTCGTGGATCGCTGAGTACGGCGACCCGGACGTGCCCGCGGATTG
Coding sequences within:
- a CDS encoding ribonuclease HII; the encoded protein is MAVSDPHLEVETALHDNGARFVIGCDEVGRGAIAGPVAVGLCVVERGLGAHPVGLRDSKLLSEKRREELAPLASGWALFSAVGLATSEEVDRLGIVASLGLAGKRALVHLHESGALLRESIVLLDGSHDWLTPALANPLRVHTRVKADRDCVSVAAASVVAKVHRDRLMIDADSRHPGYGWAGNKGYGSAAHFEAIAQLGATDFHRRTWLHASA
- a CDS encoding DUF2469 domain-containing protein is translated as MDEDEFEDYDREVELALYREYRDVVGQFKYVVETERRFYLANEVELVRQDTEHDFYFELTMNDVWVWDVYRSDRFVKSVRVLTFKDVNVEELSSKELELPKELALDE
- a CDS encoding PadR family transcriptional regulator, yielding MNSESTNHTHDHDRDHHQRRGFGPGARPFGTGKPFGPGFGGFGPRGFTPPGPQRKRRGDVRLAILSLLGEAPSNGYTLIKTIAERSGGTWNPSPGSVYPTLQQLVDEELIEAIGEGRRTEFQLTKEGTVYVAEHSKELERVWASVSENSDADAGLHESVAKLMGVVHQFRFAATDEQRAKAVTQLDDTRRALYGILAD
- a CDS encoding prolyl oligopeptidase family serine peptidase codes for the protein MTSVDENLWLEDIYGEKPLEWVEAQNVLAAEALDSPELDELADRILEVIDSDDRIPIVSRRGEHLYNFWRDTEHPRGLWRRTTLDSYLTATPSWEILLDVDALGALENTEWVFSGARVLPLTHDLALVSLSPDGGDAVVTREFSLTTRSFVSDGFVVPLAKSRVGWLSRDELFVATDFGEGSMTTSSYPRTLRRWTRGTSLMDAPMVHEVGVDDLSIGASHDFTVGFDRSLVFESLDFYRSRTFLLQDDGLTLVEVPEDADLDLHREWLLVQPRSEWLGYAVGSLLAIDCEAFLAGSREFQVVFAPTSSVSLQGWDWTATRLVLTLLDDVSSRLEILDPADWSSTALEVPPLSAAHVIDTSPDDSDELWVHVSGFLTPAAVLRGELGVSPLAVVKSSPSFFDESRFDVSQHFAISDDGTRVPYFQVAPRNLVLDGSHRTLLSGYGGFQHALTPSYSGTIGRAWLERGGVFVLANIRGGGEYGPAWHTSALRSARPRAYEDFAAIARDLVSRGVTVPSRLACEGRSNGGLLVGNMLVSYPELFGAIICGVPLLDMQRYTHLSAGASWIAEYGDPDVPADWEFMKDWSPYQLLSSSQEYPATFLYAATSDDRVGPVQARKMAARMQRLDIPGVLYYEPTDGGHGGAVDNRASARLFAYMYGFAWGRLG